From a region of the Etheostoma cragini isolate CJK2018 chromosome 22, CSU_Ecrag_1.0, whole genome shotgun sequence genome:
- the lsm5 gene encoding U6 snRNA-associated Sm-like protein LSm5 encodes MNMAATPVTNPSQLLPLELVDKCIGSRIHIVMKTDKEIVGTLLGFDDFVNMVLEDVTEFEITPEGRRITKLDQILLNGNNITMLIPGGEGPEV; translated from the exons ATGAACATGGCGGCTACTCCCGTAACAAACCCGTCACAGCTGCTCCCTCTGG AGCTTGTGGACAAATGCATCGGCTCCCGAATTCACATCGtcatgaaaacagacaaagaaatcGTCGGCACCCTGCTGGGTTTTGACGACTTTGTCA acatggtcctggAAGACGTGACAGAATT TGAAATCACACCAGAGGGACGGAGGATAACCAAACTGGACCAGATCCTTCTCAACGGCAACAACATCACCATG CTCATTCCTGGAGGAGAAGGTCCTGAAGTGTGA